A stretch of DNA from Mesomycoplasma lagogenitalium:
CCTGTTTTTTTAACAACACGAGATTTTTTATTACCTTCAATTTTATATCCTATTTTTGAATATTGTGCTGGTTTATCTTTAGAAGCTTTTTTTACTAATAGTGCAACTTTAGATACATGAATTGGCGCTTCATATACTTCAATTCCACCTTCTGTTTTCTGTTGAGATGGTTTATTATGTTTTGTAATTT
This window harbors:
- the rplX gene encoding 50S ribosomal protein L24, coding for MKIRKNDEVVIISGSHKGKTGQVLEVFPKTQKVIVKDINKITKHNKPSQQKTEGGIEVYEAPIHVSKVALLVKKASKDKPAQYSKIGYKIEGNKKSRVVKKTGKTI